The Methanofastidiosum sp. genome window below encodes:
- a CDS encoding virulence RhuM family protein has product MNNSEIILYTTQNGDVKVEVILQDESVWLTQKAMGELFGVVKSTISEHLSNIFESGELEKSATVRKFRTVQNESGRDVQRNIDFYNLDAIISVGYRVNSQQATQFRIWATKTLKEFIIKGFVLDDERLKQGGKLFGKDYFYELLERIREIRASERRFYQKITDIYCECSIDYDPQAEITHVFYKTVQNKLHWAITGLTAAEIISTRANSELPNMGLATWKKSPKGKILKSDVTIAKNYLNEKEVRELNRIVTMYLDYAENQAERQIPMKMKDWVEKLDAFLQFNDYSVLKNAGSISSEIAKKLAVELYEKFRVFQDQNYESDFDKEIKRLKG; this is encoded by the coding sequence ATGAATAACTCTGAGATAATACTTTACACAACCCAAAACGGTGATGTAAAGGTTGAAGTAATTCTACAAGATGAATCAGTTTGGTTGACACAAAAGGCAATGGGAGAGCTTTTTGGTGTTGTGAAATCCACAATAAGTGAACATTTATCAAACATTTTCGAAAGTGGTGAATTAGAAAAAAGTGCAACTGTTCGGAAATTCCGAACAGTTCAAAATGAGTCAGGAAGAGACGTTCAAAGAAATATTGATTTTTATAACCTTGACGCAATAATATCAGTTGGTTACAGAGTAAATTCACAACAAGCCACACAATTTAGAATATGGGCAACGAAGACTTTAAAGGAATTTATAATCAAAGGGTTTGTATTAGACGATGAGCGATTAAAACAGGGAGGAAAGCTTTTTGGAAAGGATTATTTTTATGAATTACTGGAACGAATTAGAGAAATTCGTGCGAGTGAAAGAAGATTCTACCAAAAGATTACTGACATTTATTGTGAATGTAGCATTGATTATGACCCACAAGCAGAAATTACACATGTTTTTTATAAAACTGTTCAGAATAAATTGCATTGGGCTATTACGGGACTGACAGCAGCAGAAATTATCTCAACAAGAGCAAATTCAGAGTTGCCCAATATGGGTTTAGCTACTTGGAAAAAATCACCAAAAGGGAAAATATTGAAATCAGATGTTACAATAGCGAAGAACTATCTTAACGAAAAAGAAGTACGAGAATTGAATCGTATTGTAACAATGTATCTTGATTATGCAGAGAATCAAGCTGAAAGGCAAATACCAATGAAAATGAAAGATTGGGTAGAAAAGCTTGATGCTTTCCTCCAATTCAACGACTACTCTGTTCTTAAAAATGCAGGTTCAATTTCATCTGAAATTGCAAAGAAGTTAGCAGTTGAACTGTATGAAAAATTCAGAGTATTTCAAGACCAAAATTATGAATCTGACTTTGACAAAGAAATAAAAAGGTTAAAAGGCTAA
- a CDS encoding cysteine hydrolase, with protein MQKKSLVVIDIQNDITKNYKEIIDNVNRAIDWAVENEIHVVYIRHYNLSDGTRTFKPNTRGSELVSDMKLVSTNIFEKSKGNALTSEDFADFIKKNEISEFYITGADAIACVKSTVFNMCKENYKVTVLSDCITSYDKRKIDEMLNYYEKKGSKIINLNDLLDSK; from the coding sequence ATGCAGAAAAAGTCTTTAGTGGTAATTGACATTCAAAATGACATTACCAAAAACTACAAAGAAATCATTGACAATGTTAATCGGGCAATAGATTGGGCAGTGGAAAATGAAATTCATGTCGTATACATTAGGCATTATAACTTATCTGACGGCACAAGGACTTTCAAACCCAATACTCGTGGGTCTGAATTAGTTTCGGACATGAAATTGGTTTCCACAAACATTTTTGAAAAATCCAAAGGCAACGCATTAACCAGCGAAGATTTTGCTGACTTTATCAAGAAAAATGAAATAAGCGAATTTTACATTACAGGAGCAGACGCCATTGCCTGCGTGAAATCAACCGTATTTAATATGTGTAAGGAAAACTACAAAGTTACAGTCTTATCAGATTGTATTACGAGTTATGATAAAAGGAAAATTGACGAAATGCTGAATTATTACGAAAAAAAAGGCAGTAAAATAATTAATTTGAATGACTTGTTAGACTCTAAATAA